DNA from Elaeis guineensis isolate ETL-2024a chromosome 2, EG11, whole genome shotgun sequence:
ATCTTATCtattcctcttctcttcctctcctccgCTGTGAAGCGATGTCGGCTTTGTGTGCGGCCTACCATCCCCGCCTCCTCCTCTGCCGCAATCCCACCCCAGCATCGCCGGCGGCTGGTCGCCGGCGGCATCCGCTACCGGTCCGGTGCGCCACGGTGACGGAGGAGAAGAGGAGTGCGCGGGTGGCGACGGTGAATAACGGCCGCGACTCGCTGACCATATGCCGGGTGCTGAACGGGATGTGGCAGACAAGCGGCGGGTGGGGGCGGATTGACCGCGACGCCGCCGTCGAGGCCATGCTCCGCCACGCCGACGCTGGCCTCACCACCTTCGACATGGCCGATCACTGTATACCGCTTTTCCCCTTTTTTCCAATTAGAAGTTCTGAAACCTTGACTCCTAATTCCGGAACTCCCCATCTTTTCTTTTATTGAGGCGGgcaaccaaaaaaaaatctcaattttCACTAGGCATTTTTTTTCCTTAGTCGTCATGTGATTTTTGTTCCCGTTGTTTTACAAAATTTGAATATTAATATATGTGGGGTGCTGAACTAATTGAATAGAATTGAGAGATATGTAAGCGAAGAGTTCTGGTCAATGTGCTTGTTTTGTGCATTCTGCAGTGGAGATTATAAGTGGAACTGAATTTTGAGTGCTTTGGCTTCGCAGATGGACCTGCGGAGGACTTGTATGGTATTTTCATCAACAGAGTCCGCCGGGAGCGCTCACCAGAGTTGCTTGAAGAAGTTAAGGGGTGAGTTGGGACTTGCATTCTTCCTGTTTATCATTTTTATAGAGATTAAAGTGTTATAAACTGCAGGATACTTTGGAGTTAGTTAAATTTCACACCTACTGACTGACGTTTGCACTATATAGCCAAATCAAATGGTACCTAGTTATAGCATAGTTCTGTTCCCCATCATGTCTTGCCTGCTCACTCGCATAAAGATGTTTCTTAACTTCTGAGTAATTTCTGGGTTGTTATACTTTATAATTGAATATGCTGAATGCTGAATGAGCTTGGATAGCCAAAACATTATTTTCCAAATAACACTCTGCTGCTCTGCATGGGTGCGTGCATGCATGTAATTCCAGATTGTCCCATCTGACTTTTTAGTATGTAaacttttaaatagatatatttatttttttcgacTTTTAAATGGCGGGCTTGAAAGATATGTATTAAATAAAAAAGACTCCGTAATTATATGAAGTGTTGCTCGCAGCCTCACTGACAATTATGCAACCATGCCTGGGCTATTTGCACCATATCAAGTAAATTTCTCATTATCCAATCCACTAATGCAATACCTGGTTGTTGTGAGTCTCCAAGAGATCCCATGCCTATGCGTGAGCAGTAGATTCTTGCATGCTGACCATGTTTAGACTTACTTCAAAAATCATGTGCTGCAGCCTTACAAAGTGGGTGCCACCTCCAGTTAAGATGACAGGCAGCTATGTTCAGGAGAATATCAACATATCACGGAAGAGGATGGATGTTGCTTCACTGGACATGCTTCAGTTTCATTGGTATTCTCTTGCACCTTTAGCATCTCTTGAAGTTGAGAAGTGCTGATATCAGTATTTTGTGATATTTGGATGTGAATTGGTGCATGATGCCTTGTGTGCTTATGCAGAACAACCTCTGAAAGCAGAATATTGATAGTTACCAGCCATCagtttctctttccttctctttcatGAACCATAAGGCTGTCACTTTCGCTGTATAAACATGCATACAGAATCTGCCACTTGCATGTGAATTCAATTCACATTTTTATAGGTCCACAATTTGGTTTGCTCTGTGGTGCAAAAGTATGCCATTGTATGCTTAGCTTCTTTGTAATCTGCAATATATTTGGGCCAGCTAGTTCACTTGATATGGacccaaaatcttcttttcatggtttccttttctttttaatatatgaattatttcaTAGGTTTCTCTTGCAACTTCTGAAAATGAGACAGTATGCTGTTGTGTATCCAAAGCATAGAGTGAATGCTTGTGTTAGGAAGGTAGTCAGATAGATGGTTTGCACCAAGGCTAGTTGATTCCAAATTGTTGTGAAGAACCAATGTTACTTGCTGTAGATGTTTTTGCAGGCTTCACATATATTGAGATAATGTAGCATGGATGCTTCAATTGCATCATATAAGATAGAGATAAGATGCAAGGTT
Protein-coding regions in this window:
- the LOC140855618 gene encoding uncharacterized protein, which codes for MSALCAAYHPRLLLCRNPTPASPAAGRRRHPLPVRCATVTEEKRSARVATVNNGRDSLTICRVLNGMWQTSGGWGRIDRDAAVEAMLRHADAGLTTFDMADHYGPAEDLYGIFINRVRRERSPELLEEVKGLTKWVPPPVKMTGSYVQENINISRKRMDVASLDMLQFHWYSLAPLASLEVEKC